The Mangrovibacterium diazotrophicum DNA window GTGATTTTTACTTTCTCCCACTCCATTCCAATCCACCCAATCAATAATTCATTGGTTTCATTAGAAACCTGAATTTCAAATTTTCCATTCTCATTTGTTGTTCCTAATTCGATTGAATCAGTAGATAAAATTTTTGCTTCGCGAATAATAAAAAACTCATCATATTTACTTTTACAATCACACGGCTCTGCACCAATAACTTTCCCAGTAATGGTTCTTGTTTGCCCAACTGAAGTTGATGTGCAAAACAAAAGTATAGTAATAAATAAAAGTGGATATTTCATATTTTTAAATTTTTGCCAACGGCTCGTGTATGGTGACGTAAGGGATTGCGGGCTTCAAACCTATCAAGTTACCATCCAAAATTGACGCGGGTGATACCGCTCGAAAACCTCTGAAACCCTTATGCACTATACACATTGTTATCGGCTTTTTTTCATCTTCGTATTAATTTTCAACAATAAAATATCGTTGTCATTTTCTGTTTCAAGTGCTAAATTTGATGAGAAAATTATCCTTTTTGAGAATCTCCCCAAACCAACAAGTTTATTATCAATTTGAGAGTATCTCATTTCCCAAATTTCTGTCATTCCCTCACCAGGCAACATGAATGCTTTATTTATTTTCCCTCTTTTATTTATTTTAGCAATAAATCCTTTTCCCTCTTGTAATGTATTTTCAAGCAAGTATTTTCCTATTTTAATATCATCGTAAAAATACCCTGCCAAGTAACAATTTCCTTTAGAGTCTATTGTTACAGATTGACCTAAATTACTACCTGTTGATTTGAATTTTTTAAACCAAACCAATTTAGAGTCACTTGAATATTTTATCAAATATGCATTTGAATGGCAATTAGGTTCAGGTAAGATGATTTTCCCTTCCACATATATTGAATCAATAAAATCTCCTGTTACATATATATTATCTAAATTATCAATTGCCATATCCCACACTCTATCAAAATGTCCACCTCCAAAAGATTTAATCCAAATTAACTTACCACTTTTACTGAATTTTGATACGAAAACATCATCATATTCATTTGCTACAATAGTTTTATCGTCAATCGTAATTTGATTTCGAATTTCTCCAGATAATACTATTTCTCCCTTACTATCTATCAAGACAGCTGAAGGACTATCATCATCATTTCCTCCAATATTTCTAGTCCAGAGGAAATCTCCATCTTTATTAAGTTTTGTTAAGAAAATATCTACCTGTCCATTTGATGTAAGTAAATTATCATCGAAATCTATGTTTTCAAAACGCCCAGAAAAAACAATATTATTTTCTTTATCAGTTGTTAACGTTTGGCTATCTGCAAAACTTTTATCTTGATATAATTTGTGCCATAATAAATCTCCATTTGTATTATATTTAACTAAAAAGATTCCACCTCCTCGATTATTTTCATATTCAATATTTTCAATAATTGTGGTTAGTCCAGCACCTCCTGTTAAAACAATATTATCTTCATTATCGACAACTACACAGTTTCCTGTTTGTCCCCATTTACCTCCTATAGTTTTAACCCAAAGAAAATTACCATCTTTATCTGATTTTGCTAAATAGCAATCACTATCAAAGGAAGATGATACAACAATATCCTTCCCAAAATTAGCTGTCCCTGAAAAATTACCAGTAGAGTAAATATTTCCTTTGCTATCAATAGCAACTGAAAATCCATTATCCCCTCTTTGGGTATCTCCCGCTTGCTTTATCCAATCAATTTGTGCCCAAATGGGACTAAATTGGATAGAACAAAATATGGTTAATATGTATACTATGTTTTTCATTTTTAAATTGCCGATAACGTTGAGTATAAGAAACGTAAGTGATTTCGAAGTACTTACCTATCAAGTTGCACCGAGCCAAATTTGCGTTTTGACACAAATTTAAAATATTTAATAAACCCGTCAAATCGCAGATTTGGCGGAGCTGATTAAATGCTCGAAAGTCCCGTAAACTACTGAGCCACTTATGTTTTTTATACATTGTTGTGCAAAGTTTTTATTTCATCAATGTCCTTTTTTATCTTGTCAAGTTCAATGATTTCGTCCTCAATCTGCACTTTACTTGTCGTCTTTTTCCAATACGGAAATAACCAAGTCATTGCTGTACCGATGTTATAAATTTCATTGTCCGCAAGAAGTAAGTCTGTCCGATGTTTATATGAAAAATCTCCCTTGTAAAATTTCGTGATTTGTTTCTTGCACG harbors:
- a CDS encoding SBBP repeat-containing protein, with the protein product MKNIVYILTIFCSIQFSPIWAQIDWIKQAGDTQRGDNGFSVAIDSKGNIYSTGNFSGTANFGKDIVVSSSFDSDCYLAKSDKDGNFLWVKTIGGKWGQTGNCVVVDNEDNIVLTGGAGLTTIIENIEYENNRGGGIFLVKYNTNGDLLWHKLYQDKSFADSQTLTTDKENNIVFSGRFENIDFDDNLLTSNGQVDIFLTKLNKDGDFLWTRNIGGNDDDSPSAVLIDSKGEIVLSGEIRNQITIDDKTIVANEYDDVFVSKFSKSGKLIWIKSFGGGHFDRVWDMAIDNLDNIYVTGDFIDSIYVEGKIILPEPNCHSNAYLIKYSSDSKLVWFKKFKSTGSNLGQSVTIDSKGNCYLAGYFYDDIKIGKYLLENTLQEGKGFIAKINKRGKINKAFMLPGEGMTEIWEMRYSQIDNKLVGLGRFSKRIIFSSNLALETENDNDILLLKINTKMKKSR